One stretch of Podospora pseudoanserina strain CBS 124.78 chromosome 4, whole genome shotgun sequence DNA includes these proteins:
- a CDS encoding hypothetical protein (EggNog:ENOG503NXAF; BUSCO:EOG0926484N; COG:S): protein MRTTALQAYRKGVQSLTRPSTTSCLLPPSTTTRQASSTTTPPRPNPYIRKPISKPLTSKTLPPTPSPAPTVEEEPLIPEAPQTHDLDPSFNPPIHNPSASPPSQTFTTAISSPSRPFPPSDSGIDWSSSFHGLSTIAFSPETSSILMAPLDPIDVEMKPDGIIYLPEIKYRRILNRAFGPGAWGLAPRGELVVGEKVVTREYALVVHGRFVAQARGECQYFGEDNIPTAGEGCKSNALMRCCKDLGIASELWDPRFIREFKKKHCHEIWVEHVVNGKKRKVWTRKDSEPMYPYKVSKGGATTSSSSARRDDLGPVV, encoded by the exons ATgcgcaccaccgccctccaagCCTACCGAAAAGGCGTCCAATCCCTCACCCgcccatcaaccacctcctgcctcctccccccatcaaccaccacccgacaagcctcctcaaccaccacccccccaagaCCAAACCCCTACATCCGCAAACCCATCTCCAAACCCCTCacctccaaaaccctccctccaacaccctcccccgctcccaCCGTCGAAGAAGAACCCCTCATTCCCGAAGCCCCCCAAACCCACGACCTCgacccctccttcaacccccctatccacaacccctccgcctcccccccctcccaaaccttcaccaccgccatctcctccccctcccgccccttccccccttccgaCTCAGGAATCGactggtcctcctccttccacgGCCTCAGCACCATCGCCTTCTCCCCcgaaacctcctccatcctcatgGCCCCCCTCGACCCGATAGACGTCGAAATGAAGCCAGACGGGATAATCTACCTCCCCGAAATCAAATACCGCCGCATCCTCAACCGAGCCTTCGGTCCCGGCGCCTGGGGCCTCGCGCCCCGCGGCGAACTCGTGGTAGGCGAAAAGGTAGTAACGCGGGAATACGCCCTCGTCGTGCACGGCCG attcgTCGCCCAAGCCCGCGGAGAATGCCAATACTTTGGCGAAGACAACATCCCCACCGCCGGCGAGGGCTGCAAGTCCAACGCCCTCATGCGCTGCTGCAAAGACCTCGGCATCGCCTCGGAGCTCTGGGACCCGAGGTTCATCCGCGAGTTCAAAAAAAAGCACTGCCACGAGATCTGGGTCGAGCACGTCGTTaacggaaaaaaaagaaaagtctGGACGAGAAAGGACAGCGAGCCCATGTATCCTTACAAGGTCTCCAAGGGGGGTGCCACGACATCGAGTTCATCAGCAAGAAGGGATGATCTTGGGCCGGTGGTATAA
- a CDS encoding hypothetical protein (COG:U; EggNog:ENOG503P1AY), producing the protein MFDIFAKLLSSIASFLFPLFASYKALKTSDPAQLTPWLMYWVVLACALLVESWTEWFLCWIPFYAYLRFFFLLYLVLPQTQGARYIYEEYVHPRLEENETAIEELIASAHDRLKAAGVAYLKQAIEYLKTNILGFPPSPDAASSASASQPTQPQTPQSYTQSLLAKFTLPSARWGSTAGATPPSHTASLGSDFYSFLASAVSAAASASAAPLTPTPQQQRPDSWSSIIPPSVRGAGASARMSFIQAQRERLNIVMSALDREEQAALHDNRPGSVSQDGSPGSASGLSKSRSEQDFEKLEAESGEEDEPRVHRRQVPERGTSTGGWMPWAWGQGGNTAGAGGKKEEQGRSSGFNGGQ; encoded by the exons ATGTTTGACATATTTGCCAAGCTCCTCTC CTCTATAgcatccttcctcttcccgtTATTCGCCAGCTATAAAGCCCTCAAGACATCCGACCCAGCCCAACTTACACCATGGCTCATGTACTGGGTTGTCCTCGCCTGCGCGCTCCTCGTTGAGTCCTGGACCGAGTGGTTTCTCTGCTG GATCCCCTTCTACGCCTAcctccgcttcttcttcctcctctacctcgtcctcccccaaacccaaggCGCCCGGTACATCTACGAGGAATACGTCCACCCGAGACTCGAAGAAAACGAAACCGCCATCGAGGAACTGATCGCCTCGGCCCACGACCGTCTCAAAGCAGCAGGTGTCGCCTACCTCAAGCAAGCGATTGAATACCTCAAAACCAACATCCTCGgcttccccccttcccccgaCGCTGCCTCCTCCGCTTCCGCCTCTCAACCTACCCAACCTCAAACTCCGCAGTCATACACCCAATCGCTCCTCGCGAAATTCACCCTCCCTTCCGCCCGCTGGGGCAGCACAGCAGGCgcaacacccccttctcacaCCGCCAGCCTCGGCTCGGATTTTTACTCTTTCCTCGCCTCGGCCGTGTCCGCTGCTGCCTCGgcctctgctgctccctTAACCCCGACaccgcagcaacagcgacCAGACTCATGGTCAAGCATCATCCCCCCTTCTGTCCGTGGAGCGGGCGCCTCAGCTCGTATGTCGTTTATTCAAGCTCAGCGAGAGAGACTCAACATTGTCATGTCGGCGCTTGACCGGGAGGAACAGGCAGCTTTGCATGATAACCGGCCGGGGTCGGTGTCGCAGGATGGGTCCCCCGGGTCGGCCAGCGGTTTGTCCAAGAGCCGGTCAGAGCAGGATTTTGAAAAGCTAGAGGCCGAgagtggggaggaggatgagccgAGGGTCCACAGGAGGCAGGTGCCGGAGAGGGGTACTTCgacggggggttggatgCCGTGGGCTTGGGGACAGGGGGGGAATactgccggtgctggtgggaagaaggaggagcaggggAGGAGCTCGGGGTTTAATGGGGGACAATAG
- a CDS encoding hypothetical protein (EggNog:ENOG503P12Y; COG:S), which produces MATERILLTGATGYVGGTFIDRFVKSEEPILKAITIDALTRTDDVEQKLKETYGDRVNTIRWPGLSDLEFIEQIAANYDIVVNVGSGFFADGAKAFVKGLARRVKPKAPAPWILHISGCTNLGDRPLTGVAHPGRVFDDANSRATYDWCKEEDERRPWPQRTTEIGVLTLADELGVNALSLNAPAIFGEGTGLFNKQGIIVPVLMRYTVMNGYGFKLNDTANFDWVHVEDLADAYILLVKIILERYDRGIGYIPSGKDGIIHPSVGRVLHTEIFERCLDVCFAEGVLPREDTPKEKTIVLKSLQEITDDVGSGMVDMAELGWAGNKAMTGTVLPRLGWKPRHREEAWAKDFYDELKASREGRRGYVFDSCIGRKA; this is translated from the coding sequence ATGGCCACCGAAAGGATCCTCCTGACCGGCGCGACAGGTTATGTCGGCGGCACGTTCATCGACCGGTTCGTCAAGAGCGAAGAACCCATCCTCAaggccatcaccatcgacgcCCTCACCCGCACCGACGACGTCGAACAGAAACTGAAGGAAACCTATGGCGACCGCGTCAATACCATTCGCTGGCCTGGCCTGAGCGACCTCGAGTTTATCGAACAGATAGCAGCCAACTACGACATTGTTGTCAATGTTGGTTCAGGCTTCTTTGCTGACGGCGCAAAGGCTTTTGTCAAAGGCCTTGCTCGTCGAGTGAAGCCCAAGGCACCTGCTCCATGGATCCTCCATATCTCGGGCTGCACCAACCTTGGCGACAGGCCTCTCACCGGAGTGGCGCATCCCGGACGTGTATTCGATGACGCCAACAGCAGAGCCACCTATGACTGGTgtaaggaggaggacgagagaAGACCATGGCCGCAGCGGACAACCGAGATTGGCGTTCTCACGCTGGCTGACGAGCTGGGTGTGAACGCTCTAAGTCTCAACGCACCGGCCATCTTTGGTGAAGGGACAGGTCTCTTCAACAAGCAGGGTATCATCGTTCCCGTTCTGATGCGTTATACCGTGATGAACGGGTACGGCTTCAAGCTGAATGACACGGCCAATTTCGACTGGGTTCACGTTGAGGACCTAGCCGATGCCTACATTCTCCTGGTCAAGATCATTCTGGAACGGTATGACCGCGGGATTGGGTACATTCCGTCGGGCAAGGACGGTATCATCCACCCTTCGGTCGGGCGGGTGCTTCACACCGAGATTTTCGAAAGGTGTCTGGATGTTTGCTTTGCTGAGGGGGTATTGCCTCGGGAGGACACACCCAAGGAAAAGACAATTGTTCTCAAGAGCCTTCAGGAGATCACTGACGATGTTGGGTCGGGTATGGTGGACATGGCCGAGTTAGGATGGGCTGGAAACAAGGCGATGACAGGAACGGTGCTGCCGAGGCTGGGGTGGAAGCCCAGGCATCGTGAGGAGGCGTGGGCCAAGGATTTCTATGACGAGTTGAAGGCGTCCAGGGAAGGCAGGAGAGGGTATGTATTTGACAGCTGTATTGGCCGCAAGGCGTAG
- a CDS encoding hypothetical protein (EggNog:ENOG503NYSM; COG:S), protein MEEPRQTKPTGIPRLSKIPVPGQTTSTSKLPVPRSSSVRTSPSRESLKPSTTTGQLRNPKLRTAASRDQLATAASSPVPVRSVSSPHTRTSLSHTSGNARNAANKANPGFTPQPMRLLKPGGQPANQSTRSTSTSRAPKRQPSQQWISAATVDEPLIEEPEHTVTVEYVGDDVELESPPDSAKLRPSLSERTMKTLSRLPSSPSVKGKAAASFFDVTGNGRQSPSRPGSRSSRPGSSHQSEGSSGHSRGSRPGSRVGLDSPVTSTFGSRIATYQTTVSTVENIPLRGRRSIQSFQLHSVKTPSKGVRTSVYEIKSPSTISFPRTRTPSPEKQAPDVAVSRFGAKTVATGLRKRQSVNGLMKKPSTPALRKQPSTETTRKASSASQMSSATSNEGTHPSGGSVVSGSTALTANSGDSTPGQAYRKASSALREQIAKAKAAKRAAASQQAFSELGNSLPEEPPLVPTDNSFDFGLHHDPFNQHRDDKSQEKVLRSRLETARTSGRLNIAAMGLREIPADVLNMYNLELVGQSSGAWAESVDLTRFVAADNELEMIAESVFPDVDPQEFADDEDSQGNIFLGLETLDLHGNMLISLPMGLRRLSLLTSLNLSVNRLANNSLEVISQITSLRDLKLGGNLLYGPLEPCFSDLKNLEILDLHGNNIASLPTNFGSLSRLRILNIGENGFETLPFETLAALPLTELIARKNQLRGTLVEEQVQSLPTLQILDVSSNQLAHICSTGRSIAMPALHQLCVSMNRLQSLPDIGNWAALHTIAADENSINAIPEGFTKLSQLRSVDFSSNDIRVIPAEIGQMESLAMLRLSGNPLREKKFSTMSTEEMKEILAQRLEPPTDFETQPEPQLEPQPEPHVEAQPEPPAEAQPELQPEPQIEPQPELQAAPRVEPQAQPAQTDGAEETPVPQVTGPVASHDDADDSRSDMDDFATPPTSAPASPARSRSQTITGQMWPVKPGGVLDRSNTESSSLHPLISSKVAASNQVKEIQLHHNLFTCLPESLTFFAETMTALSLAHNQLVQESYLGGASGNEKIELPALKELNLSHNHITGLGPLVAHLMAPNLEKVDVSFNRISCLPPGTTLRDAFPELVVLHISNNHLVELEPESIRGMRVVDASNNDIAHLNPRIGLLGGVLERLEVSGNRFRVPKWSVLERGTEATLRWLRGRVPVAEMGEAARGEGAGEEVD, encoded by the exons ATGGAGGAGCCACGACAGACCAAGCCGACCGGCATTCCTAGGCTCTCCAAAATACCTGTTCCTGGCCAAACAACATCCACATCCAAGCTTCCTGTACCGCGATCTAGTTCTGTACGAACATCGCCCTCGCGGGAATCCCTGAAACCCAGTACCACCACCGGACAACTACGCAATCCAAAGCTCAGGACCGCCGCCTCTCGCGATCAATTGGCGACGGCAGCCAGCTCACCTGTTCCCGTTCGCTCCGTATCATCACCCCATACCAGGACATCGCTTTCACACACGTCTGGAAATGCTAGGAATGCCGCGAACAAGGCCAACCCAGGCTTCACCCCCCAGCCCATGAGGCTGCTGAAACCAGGAGGACAGCCCGCGAACCAGTCCACACGCTCGACCTCAACTTCACGTGCCCCAAAACGTCAGCCTTCTCAGCAGTGGATTTCTGCCGCTACGGTCGACGAGCCGCTGATCGAGGAACCCGAACATACTGTAACTGTGGAAtatgttggagatgatgtcgagTTGGAGTCTCCCCCCGATTCAGCAAAGCTACGACCTTCGCTTTCCGAAAGAACCATGAAAACCTTGTCTCGTCtaccctcctcgccctcggtcAAAGGAAAAGCTGCGGCATCCTTCTTCGATGTCACTGGTAACGGCAGACAGTCGCCGTCACGACCTGGGAGTCGGTCCTCTCGGCCCGGATCGAGTCACCAGTCTGAGGGTTCAAGTGGCCATTCACGCGGCAGCAGACCAGGCTCTCGCGTGGGCTTGGATTCTCCGGTAACATCAACCTTCGGATCACGAATTGCCACCTATCAGACGACCGTCTCCACTGTTGAGAACATACCCCTACGTGGCAGGAGAAGCATTCAATCATTCCAGCTACACTCTGTCAAGACACCATCAAAGGGTGTCCGGACTTCGGTTTATGAGATCAAGTCCCCATCCACCATTTCCTTCCCTCGCACTCGCACGCCCAGCCCTGAGAAGCAGGCCCCGGATGTTGCCGTATCACGGTTTGGTGCAAAGACCGTGGCTACCGGTTTGAGGAAACGGCAATCAGTGAATGGGCTGATGAAGAAACCGTCCACACCTGCACTCCGCAAACAGCCGTCAACTGAGACAACTAGAAAAGCCTCTTCAGCATCGCAAATGTCTTCGGCCACTTCAAACGAGGGGACGCACCCGTCTGGCGGCTCGGTTGTATCAGGAAGCACTGCACTCACAGCAAATTCCGGAGATTCCACCCCCGGACAAGCATACCGCAAAGCTTCGTCCGCTCTGCGTGAGCAAATCGCCAAGGCAAAGGCTGCGAAGCGAGCTGCTGCTTCACAGCAAGCATTTTCTGAGCTTGGAAATAGTCTACCTGAGGAGCCTCCTCTGGTGCCGACTGACAACAGCTTTGACTTTGGCTTACACCATGACCCCTTCAATCAGCACCGTGATGATAAATCGCAGGAAAAGGTGCTGCGAAGCCGGCTGGAGACAGCGAGGACCAGTGGTCGGCTCAACATTGCCGCCATGGGTCTTCGAGAAATCCCAGCTGACGTTCTCAACATGTACAATCTTGAGTTGGTTGGACAATCTAGCGGTGCCTGGGCCGAGAGTGTTGATCTCACCaggtttgttgctgctgacaACGAGCTGGAGATGATTGCCGAATCTGTGTTCCCAGATGTCGACCCCCAGGAATttgcggatgatgaggatagCCAAGGAAATATCTTTTTGGGACTGGAGACATTGGACTTGCATGGAAACATGCTCATTTCCTTGCCGATGGGGTTGAGACGCCTATCGTTGCTCACTTCGCTCAATCTG TCTGTCAACCGACTGGCGAACAACTCGCTCGAGGTTATATCTCAGATCACCTCTCTGCGCGACCTGAAACTCGGTGGCAACCTTTTGTACGGGCCACTTGAACCTTGCTTCTCCGACTTGAAGAACCTTGAAATTTTGGATCTTCATGGCAACAATATTGCATCGTTGCCTACCAACTTTGGCAGCCTTTCTCGTCTTAGGATTCTCAACATTGGCGAGAACGGTTTCGAGACTCTGCCTTTCGAGACGCTTGCGGCCTTGCCCCTGACAGAGCTAATTGCACGCAAGAACCAGCTGCGCGGCACACTCGTGGAAGAGCAGGTGCAATCGCTTCCAACCCTTCAGATATTGGATGTTTCTTCCAACCAACTAGCGCATATTTGCTCGACGGGTCGCTCGATTGCCATGCCTGCTTTACACCAGCTGTGTGTTTCGATGAATCGCCTACAGTCGCTTCCCGACATTGGGAACTGGGCTGCTTTGCATACCATTGCGGCTGACGAGAACAGCATCAATGCTATCCCTGAAGGATTCACCAAGCTGTCTCAGCTTCGCTCTGTTGACTTTTCTAGCAATGACATTCGGGTCATCCCTGCCGAGATTGGCCAGATGGAGAGTCTTGCCATGCTTCGGCTGAGTGGTAACCCTTTGCGAGAGAAGAAGTTCAGTACCATGAGCAccgaggagatgaaggagataCTTGCTCAGAGACTCGAGCCGCCCACAGATTTTGAGACGCAGCCCGAACCTCAGCTTGAACCACAGCCCGAACCCCACGTCGAAGCTCAACCTGAACCCCCAGCCGAGGCTCAACCTGAACTTCAGCCTGAACCTCAAATCGAACCTCAACCTGAACTCCAAGCCGCCCCTCGGGTTGAACCCCAAGCCCAGCCAGCTCAAACTGATGGTGCGGAAGAGACGCCTGTCCCGCAGGTGACAGGGCCTGTTGCCTCCCACGACGACGCTGACGACAGTCGCTCCGATATGGACGATTTTGCGACCCCGCCAACGTCTGCGCCGGCGTCCCCTGCTCGATCACGATCTCAAACCATCACCGGACAAATGTGGCCCGTTAAGCCCGGCGGCGTTTTGGACCGGTCCAACACCGAGTCATCCTCTCTGCACCCCCTCATCAGCTCCAAGGTTGCGGCCAGCAACCAAGTCAAGGAAATCCagctccaccacaacctgtTTACCTGCCTCCCGGAATCCCTGACCTTTTTTGCCGAGACGATGACTGCGCTGTCGCTGGCTCACAACCAGCTGGTCCAGGAATCCTACCTGGGCGGCGCCAGCGGCAACGAAAAGATTGAGCTCCCAGCTCTGAAGGAACTCAACCTCTCGCACAACCACATTACCGGTTTGGGCCCACTGGTCGCCCATCTGATGGCGCCGAATCTGGAAAAGGTCGATGTGAGCTTCAACCGGATCTCTTGTCTGCCGCCGGGGACGACGCTGAGGGATGCGTTTCCcgagttggtggtgctgcaCATTTCGAATAATCACctggtggagctggagccGGAGTCGATTagggggatgagggttgtGGATGCTAGTAATAATGATATTGCGCATCTGAATCCGAGGATTGGGTTGCTGGGGGGTgtgctggagaggttggaggtgagCGGGAATCGGTTTAGGGTGCCGAAGTGGAGTgtgctggagagggggaCGGAGGCTACGCtgcggtggttgagggggcggGTGCCGGTTGcggagatgggggaggcggctaggggggagggggcgggggaggaggttgattgA
- a CDS encoding hypothetical protein (EggNog:ENOG503P4SB), which translates to METSAPKRRRTSPRTAVQIQPESQVSPSAPLSAETPDSTGGLTRALRKQLDLRSAKRDATSAEERGQNTGANVGEEDKGLRSPARRPKAKSALPRPVPRPLPPPAPEEAAEAINPFARRGLRRSPPLGMLPEVVVPEPELPPTPERPDPVVSTPPSGIHNTPSRRPKRSKALAERIKSSSPLKQPPVRPAEPGQLDDPTHQPPPSPGKKGQQSPRPAPPEPTTAELRGLRPIDPDADKKNLLNSLHAELASLEKDLSLATAENERLRQSRLAKKEASPPPNPEEILSLLRRHALPPEKEPLPTPADDWLASALNPISFLPFSKPLSSSPPEPTPDNLDKPIISHHPLPMSAAESLPFLRAFTPLSFTSQIFPLPREEEEEPLVQQHFITVASAKPCRGLFTARIEMSVNTRTLGVTGIAVPRMDPAGAEGELGPFVRRIVDGLGDGGVASSGLGNNISVLTWAMGEWVRVGVERAKVWRVLEREVGDKRRLGGMVRKLRERKKRNRVRKRGGEEDEDEEEGDGEEEEERYDTGELLPYMGKTCLDLEVPVLNGKGEGEGEVSGLRVMWKIEFDWTGEARSDIGVLVGMPGKWRKHDERGQLSGIPRLFDELVQGGEDPLIAVRTVVSLLAGEQTS; encoded by the exons ATGGAAACTTCAGCGCccaagagaaggagaacCTCACCTCGAACCGCTGTTCAGATACAGCCCGAGTCGCAAGTATCACCAAGTGCGCCTCTGTCCGCCGAGACCCCCGATAGCACCGGGGGCTTAACACGAGCGCTTAGAAAGCAGCTCGACCTACGGTCCGCGAAACGGGATGCGACATCagcagaggagaggggtCAGAACACCGGAGCCAACGTaggcgaggaggataagGGCCTCCGTTCACCAGCAAGACGACCGAAAGCGAAAAGCGCACTTCCAAGACCCGTACCACgaccactcccacccccggcacccgaggaggctgccgaagCAATCAACCCCTTTGCTCGCCGAGGTCTCCGGCGATCACCACCCCTCGGCATGCTCCCCGAGGTTGTAGTTCCCGAACCAGAGCTCCCGCCAACCCCCGAACGACCCGATCCCGTAGTCAGCACGCCTCCATCAGGGATACACAACACCCCGTCTAGAAGACCAAAACGAAGCAAGGCCCTAGCGGAGAGAATCAAGagctcatcccccctcaaacaGCCCCCCGTTCGACCAGCAGAACCAGGCCAGCTCGACgatcccacccaccaaccgcccccatcccccggCAAAAAGGGCCAGCAAAGCCCCCGTCCAGCACCCCCCGAACCCACAACCGCGGAACTACGAGGCCTAAGACCCATCGACCCCGATGCAGACAAGAAgaacctcctcaactccctccaCGCAGAACTCGCCTCCCTAGAAAAAgacctctccctcgccacaGCAGAAAACGAGCGCCTAAGGCAAAGTCGTCTTGCCAAAAAGGaagcctccccaccaccaaacccagaagagatcctctccctcctccggcggcacgccctccccccagagAAAGAACCCCTCCCCACACCAGCAGATGACTGGCTCGCCTCGGCGCTCAACCctatctccttcctcccgtTCAGCAAgcctctttcttcttctcctcccgaACCGACCCCGGATAACCTGGACAAACCGATCatatcccaccaccctctccccatgTCAGCAGCTGAATCCCTCCCTTTTCTCCGGGCGTTCACACCATTAAGTTTTACGTCTCAAATATTCCCTTTGCCgcgggaagaagaagaagagccgCTGGTGCAGCAGCATTTTATCACTGTTGCTTCGGCTAAGCCTTGTAGGGGGTTGTTCACGGCGAGGATTGAGATGAGTGTTAATACCAGGACTTTGGGGGTGACGGGGATTGCGGTGCCGAGGATGGATCCGGCTGGGGccgagggggagttggggccGTTTGTGAGGAGGATTGTTGACGGGCtgggggatggcggggtggCGAGTAGTGGGTTGGGGAACAATATTAGTGTGTTGACTTGGGCgatgggggagtgggtgagggtgggggtggagagggccaaggtttggagggttttggaacgggaggtgggggataagaggcggttgggggggatggtgaggaagttgagggagaggaagaagaggaatagggtgagaaagagggggggcgaggaggatgaggatgaggaggagggggacggggaggaggaagaggagaggtaTGATACTGGTGAGCTGCTCCCGTATATGGGGAAGACGTGCTTGGATCTCGAGGTTCCGGTGTTgaatggaaagggggagggggagggggaggtgtcggggttgagggtgatgtGGAAGATTGAGTTCGACTGGacgggggaggcgaggagtgATattggggttttggtggggaTGCCGGGGAAGT GGCGTAAACATGACGAAAGGGGGCAATTGTCTGGGATACCGAGGCTGTTTGACGAGCTTGTACAGGGAGGTGAAGATCCTCTTATCGCTGTACGGACGGTGGTGTCTCTGCTTGCTGGGGAGCAGACATCATGA
- a CDS encoding hypothetical protein (COG:S; EggNog:ENOG503P1ZN), which translates to MRRSIFTAQPAARAMSRALSNQPTRRAFASTPATPIEPSKEQAHPIGPFYESVLRTPSGPFPKVKPEEPPVTSQSNPKSMPDPAPAPAEKPPAEKEEPTEKQAPAAEEKPSTKPAPAPPKEEKPKPSPKAAAVEEEKPVEAPIAEEKKPLKRTRKPRSTGTKVIFGSSLAGPAERAERLARIKSESRLINGVLVPPKPEEPDNCCMSGCVNCVWDRFRDEMEDWAAKSKLAEARMEAATEVGEQVGVTQDSIESTNTTSTTMEDDGGGSVANWDPDGKTTRDLWDEELYKNVPVGIREFMKQEKKLKEKHAREGTLGG; encoded by the exons atgCGGAGATCCATCTTCACTGCGCAGCCCGCCGCGCGCGCTATGAGCCGGGCCCTGAGCAACCAGCCCACCCGCCGCGCATTCGCTTCCACCCCCGCGACCCCCATTGAGCCCTCCAAGGAGCAAGCTCACCCGATCGGCCCCTTTTACGAATCCGTCCTCCGCACCCCCTCCGGTCCCTTCCCCAAGGTCAAGCCCGAAGAGCCCCCCGTCACCTCCCAATCCAACCCCAAGTCCATGCCCGatcccgcccccgccccggCCGAAAAGCCCCCCGCCGAAAAGGAGGAGCCGACCGAGAAGCAAgcccccgccgccgaggagaaaccctccaccaaacccgcCCCCGCTCCccccaaggaggagaaacCAAAGCCCTCCCCcaaggccgccgccgtcgaggaagaaaagccaGTCGAGGCCCCCATCGCCGAGGAAAAGAAGCCGTTGAAGCGCACCCGCAAGCCACGAAGCACCGGAACCAA AGTAATCTTTggctcctccctcgccggcCCCGCCGAGCGCGCCGAACGTCTCGCCCGCATAAAATCCGAATCCCGCCTCATCAACGGTGTCCTCGTGCCCCCAAAACCAGAAGAACCAGACAATTGCTGCATGAGCGGGTGTGTAAACTGCGTCTGGGATCGGTTTCGtgacgagatggaggatTGGGCTGCAAAGTCCAAACTTGCGGAAGCGAGGATGGAGGCTGCGACAGAAGTGGGTGAACAGGTCGGGGTTACACAGGACAGTATAGAGAGCACAAATACTACTAGTACTACtatggaggatgatggcggtggctCGGTCGCGAATTGGGATCCGGATGGGAAAACAACTAGAGATCTTTGGGATGAGGAGCTGTACAAGAACGTGCCGGTGGGGATTAGGGAGTTTatgaagcaggagaagaagttgaaggagaagcatGCTAGGGAGGGGACTTTGGGGGGTTAA
- the HPT1 gene encoding hypoxanthine-guanine phosphoribosyltransferase (EggNog:ENOG503P10X; COG:A): MVEKLYVTYNDVHKLCQESAIPILSEFKPDLMIAIGGGGYVPARILRSFLKQPGSPNIPIQAIGLSLYEQLPNAADQVVEQVGHKVTRTQWLDLTALGSMKNLVGKRILIVDEVDDTRTTLEYAVKELQKDVEEVRAKLGVDEKTEFGIFVLHNKDKQKRGTLPEDVTNGRYWAARTVGDEWICYPWEAIDIDEHDANAAAALAKKSQA, from the exons ATGGTCGAGAAGCTCTACGTCACGTACAACGAT GTACACAAACTCTGCCAAGAGtccgccatccccatcctctccgaGTTCAAGCCCGACCTCATGATCGCTATCGGCGGAGGCGGCTACGTCCCCGCCCGCATCCtccgctccttcctcaagCAGCCCGGCAGCCCAAACATCCCGATCCAGGCCATCGGTCTGTCCCTGTACGAGCAGCTCCCCAACGCGGCTGACCAGGTTGTCGAGCAGGTCGGCCACAAGGTCACGCGCACCCAGTGGCTCGACCTCACGGCGCTGGGCTCCATGAAGAACCTGGTCGGGAAGCGCATCTTGATCgtggacgaggtggacgacACGAGGACCACGCTCGAGTACGCCGTCAAGGAGCTCCAGaaggatgtcgaggaggtgagggccAAGCTTGGTGTGGATGAGAAGACTGAGTTTGGAATTTTTGTGCTTCAT AACAAGGACAAGCAAAAGCGCGGCACCCTCCCCGAGGATGTTACCAACGGCCGCTACTGGGCCGCGAGGACGGTCGGCGACGAGTGGATCTGCTACCCCTGGGAGGCTATTGACATTGACGAGCACGATGccaatgctgctgctgccttggCCAAGAAGTCTCAGGCCTAA